The DNA segment AAAGAGAATGGAAAGAATGCAGTCTGCTGCCGGGTTCTGACCAGAGAATTCGACATGGGTAAGGGAGAACACAAGGAACAGTGTATTCATTTTACCGGGATGTGTGCCTGGAAGACTGCTCAGATCATCGTACGCGAGCTGGGCCTTACCAACGTGGATGAGATAAAGACGGCACAGGAGGCTTGACGGTATGAAGGATCTGATTAAAAAAGTTCCCCTGCCGATCTGCGGCGTTGCTCTTGGGACGGCTGCACTGGGTAATCTTCTACAGAGCTATTCGGAAGGAATCCGCTATTTATGTGGAGTCATTGCCGGGATATTTCTTCTGCTGTTTCTGCTGAAGATGATATTCTATTGGGACAGCGTAAAAAAGGATTTGGAGAATCCGATTATGGCAAGTATCGCGGGAACATTCTCCATGGCATTGATGCTGCTCAGTGTCTATATCAAACCATGGGCGGGACAGGCTGCATTTATTATATGGATTGCGGCAATCTTGCTGCATCTTATGCTGATTATATATTTTACGGCGAGGTTTATATGCAAGCTGCAGATGCCCAAAGTGTTTGCCAGCTATTTTATTGTATATGTTGGGATTGTTGTGGCTTCAATTACGGCACCCGCTTTTAAAAGAACAGGAGTGGGAACAGCGGCATTCTGGTTTGGGTTTGCTGCACTAATAGTGTTGCTTGTCCTTGTGACGATTCGTTATGCGAAATATAAGGAAGTCTTGGAAC comes from the Blautia liquoris genome and includes:
- a CDS encoding TDT family transporter codes for the protein MKDLIKKVPLPICGVALGTAALGNLLQSYSEGIRYLCGVIAGIFLLLFLLKMIFYWDSVKKDLENPIMASIAGTFSMALMLLSVYIKPWAGQAAFIIWIAAILLHLMLIIYFTARFICKLQMPKVFASYFIVYVGIVVASITAPAFKRTGVGTAAFWFGFAALIVLLVLVTIRYAKYKEVLEPAKPLICIYAAPASLCVAGYIQSVESKTYGFLIAMYILALILYIFALIKAVTYLKVPFYPSISAFTFPFVISAIASKQLMACLIKMGRPIPALRYIVLLQTVIAVVLVVYAIVRYLFFLLQEKS